In a genomic window of Streptomyces koelreuteriae:
- a CDS encoding MFS transporter translates to MPESPRAAASPPSTEKATARTEAPRVAFASLVGTTIEYYDFAVYGTASALVLGPAFFPSGNPTVSSLAAFLTFAAAFLSRPLGVVLFGTIGDRLGRRQALVASLLLMGVATVGVGLLPTYETAGLLAPVLLVTLRLLQGLSMGGEWGGAVLLAAEHAPPGRRALYASVPQAGPSLGFLLSSAVILPTLHLAGRDGFGDWAWRIPFLLSTVLVVIGLWVRTTVSESPVFRETAHRTAPVGGSVPTSRFPLATLLKRYPGRLLLGTGAAIGGSAVYYLTIVYSLSYGPKELGIPQNTMLTAASIGAAAGIAITLPAARLSDRIGRRPVMLTGAVGCVLWAVPMYASLSSRDAWVITGAYTVGLMLLALMFSPVAAFLPELFPARLRYSGASAAFILANTLGGGFAPLVATWLNSRWDSPLVLGFYTGALCLLSLLCLLALPETRDQDFDA, encoded by the coding sequence ATGCCCGAATCACCGAGAGCGGCCGCGTCCCCACCATCGACGGAGAAAGCCACGGCACGGACCGAGGCCCCGAGGGTCGCGTTCGCGAGCCTCGTCGGCACCACGATCGAGTACTACGACTTCGCCGTGTACGGCACGGCCTCCGCGCTGGTCCTCGGTCCCGCCTTCTTCCCGTCCGGCAACCCCACCGTCTCCTCACTCGCCGCGTTCCTCACCTTCGCCGCGGCGTTCCTGTCCCGTCCCCTCGGCGTCGTCCTGTTCGGGACGATCGGTGACCGGCTCGGCCGAAGACAGGCCCTGGTCGCCTCCCTCTTACTCATGGGCGTCGCCACGGTCGGCGTCGGACTGCTCCCCACGTACGAGACCGCGGGACTCCTCGCTCCCGTCCTGCTGGTGACACTCCGTCTGCTCCAGGGCCTCAGCATGGGCGGCGAGTGGGGAGGGGCCGTGCTGCTCGCCGCCGAGCACGCGCCGCCCGGCCGCCGCGCGCTGTACGCGTCCGTCCCCCAGGCCGGCCCCTCGCTCGGCTTCCTGCTGTCCAGCGCCGTCATCCTGCCCACGCTCCACCTCGCGGGCCGGGACGGCTTCGGCGACTGGGCCTGGCGCATCCCGTTCCTGCTCAGCACCGTGCTCGTCGTGATCGGCCTGTGGGTCCGTACGACGGTCTCCGAATCACCCGTCTTCCGCGAGACGGCCCATCGCACAGCACCGGTCGGGGGCTCGGTCCCCACGTCCCGCTTCCCGCTGGCCACGCTCCTCAAGCGGTACCCCGGACGGCTGCTGCTCGGCACGGGCGCGGCGATCGGCGGTTCCGCCGTCTACTACCTGACGATCGTCTACAGCCTCTCGTACGGCCCGAAGGAACTGGGCATCCCCCAGAACACGATGCTGACCGCCGCGAGCATCGGCGCCGCGGCCGGCATCGCCATCACCCTCCCGGCCGCCAGGCTCTCCGACCGGATCGGCCGCCGCCCGGTGATGCTGACCGGCGCCGTCGGCTGCGTGCTGTGGGCGGTGCCCATGTACGCCTCCCTGAGCTCGCGCGACGCCTGGGTGATCACCGGCGCCTACACGGTCGGCCTCATGCTGCTCGCGCTCATGTTCTCCCCGGTGGCCGCGTTCCTCCCCGAACTGTTCCCCGCCCGGCTGCGCTACAGCGGAGCCTCCGCGGCCTTCATCCTCGCCAACACCCTCGGCGGCGGCTTCGCCCCGCTGGTCGCCACCTGGCTGAACAGCCGGTGGGATTCCCCGCTCGTCCTGGGCTTCTACACCGGCGCCCTCTGCCTCCTCAGCCTGCTGTGTCTGCTGGCCCTTCCGGAGACTCGCGACCAG